In Arthrobacter sp. CDRTa11, one DNA window encodes the following:
- the glmS gene encoding glutamine--fructose-6-phosphate transaminase (isomerizing), with protein MCGIVGYVGHSNGRGNVGHNALDVVLEGLRRLEYRGYDSAGVAVISDGMISSRKKSGKLSNLLTELEERPLPETSTGIGHTRWATHGGPTDQNAHPHLSDGGKLALIHNGIIENFAELKSELLASGVTFASETDTEVAAALLGDIFRTKLNGDVSDGGLTKAMQLACQRLEGAFTLLAVHADQPDVVVAARRNSPLVVGLGDGENFLGSDVSGFIDYTRRAVELGQDQIVTITADEVEITDFYGAPAKGKEYFVDWDPESAEKGGYGSFMEKEIHDQPDAVGQTLLGRSDINGKLTLDELRIDPAELKNVNKIIVLACGTSAYAGQVAKYAIERWCRIATEVELSHEFRYRDPIVDAHTLVVSISQSGETMDTLMAVRYAKEQGAKTLSICNTNGSTIPRESDAVLYTHAGPEIAVASTKAFLAQITAAYLLGLYLAQLRGNVFQGEIKDILADLGKIPAKIQTILDNAGPIKELGRSMADAKSVLFLGRHVGFPVAMEGALKLKELAYIHAEGFAAGELKHGPIALIEEGQPVFVVVPSPRGRDSLHAKVVSNIQEVRARGAKTIVIAEEGDEAVKAYAEHVFYIPETPTLLAPLLATVPLQIFALELASAKGYDVDQPRNLAKSVTVE; from the coding sequence ATGTGTGGAATCGTGGGATATGTAGGCCATTCGAACGGCCGCGGGAACGTCGGTCACAATGCGCTGGATGTGGTCCTTGAAGGATTGCGCCGCCTGGAGTACAGGGGCTATGACTCTGCTGGAGTTGCCGTGATCTCGGACGGGATGATTTCCTCCCGGAAGAAGTCGGGCAAACTCAGCAACCTGCTCACCGAACTGGAAGAGCGCCCGCTGCCCGAGACCTCCACCGGCATCGGCCACACCCGCTGGGCAACGCACGGCGGACCCACGGACCAGAACGCGCACCCGCACCTGTCCGACGGCGGCAAGCTGGCCCTGATTCACAACGGCATCATTGAGAACTTCGCCGAGCTCAAGAGCGAACTGCTGGCCAGTGGCGTCACATTCGCATCCGAAACAGACACCGAGGTCGCCGCGGCGCTGCTGGGCGATATTTTCCGCACCAAGCTCAACGGTGACGTGAGCGACGGCGGCCTGACGAAAGCCATGCAGCTGGCCTGCCAGCGCCTTGAGGGCGCTTTCACCCTGCTGGCCGTGCACGCCGACCAGCCCGATGTGGTGGTTGCCGCCCGCCGCAACTCGCCCCTGGTGGTTGGCCTGGGCGACGGCGAGAACTTCCTGGGTTCGGACGTTTCCGGCTTCATTGACTACACCCGCCGGGCCGTGGAGCTGGGCCAGGACCAGATTGTCACCATCACCGCGGACGAGGTGGAGATCACTGACTTCTACGGTGCTCCGGCCAAGGGCAAGGAATACTTCGTTGACTGGGATCCGGAATCCGCTGAAAAGGGCGGCTATGGCTCCTTTATGGAGAAGGAAATCCATGACCAGCCCGACGCCGTGGGGCAGACCCTGCTGGGGCGTTCGGACATCAACGGCAAGCTGACCCTGGACGAGCTCCGGATCGACCCCGCCGAGCTCAAGAACGTCAACAAGATCATTGTGCTGGCCTGCGGCACGTCGGCCTATGCCGGCCAGGTGGCCAAGTACGCCATCGAACGCTGGTGCCGGATTGCCACCGAAGTGGAGCTCTCCCACGAGTTCCGTTACCGGGACCCGATCGTGGACGCGCACACGCTGGTGGTCTCCATCTCCCAGTCGGGGGAGACCATGGACACGCTGATGGCTGTCCGCTACGCGAAGGAACAGGGCGCCAAGACCCTGTCCATCTGCAACACCAACGGCTCCACCATCCCCCGTGAATCCGACGCCGTGCTGTACACCCACGCCGGCCCCGAGATCGCGGTGGCGTCCACCAAGGCATTCCTGGCGCAGATTACCGCCGCTTACCTGCTGGGGCTCTACCTCGCCCAACTGCGGGGCAACGTGTTCCAGGGGGAAATCAAGGACATCCTGGCGGACCTGGGCAAGATCCCCGCCAAGATCCAAACCATCCTGGACAACGCGGGCCCGATCAAGGAACTGGGCAGGTCCATGGCCGATGCCAAGTCTGTGCTCTTCCTGGGCCGCCACGTTGGCTTCCCGGTTGCCATGGAAGGGGCCTTGAAGCTCAAGGAGCTCGCCTACATCCATGCCGAAGGGTTTGCCGCCGGGGAGCTGAAGCACGGACCCATCGCGCTGATCGAGGAAGGCCAGCCCGTATTCGTGGTGGTCCCGTCCCCGCGCGGCCGCGATTCCCTGCACGCCAAGGTGGTCTCCAACATCCAGGAAGTCCGGGCCCGCGGTGCCAAGACCATCGTCATCGCCGAAGAGGGGGACGAAGCGGTCAAGGCCTACGCCGAGCACGTCTTCTACATTCCGGAGACGCCCACGCTGCTCGCACCGCTGCTGGCCACCGTGCCGCTGCAGATCTTCGCCCTGGAACTCGCCTCGGCCAAGGGCTACGACGTGGACCAGCCTCGCAACCTGGCCAAGAGCGTGACCGTAGAATAG
- a CDS encoding NAD(P)H-hydrate epimerase — MISAYTGTQIRAAEEPFLAAGMGAVLMQRASHGLANAVVRELRARGRRLYGCHVAVLAGKGNNGGDGLFAAAFLAARGMRTTAVLTSATAHPEALAAFQRAGGRVHLLTDASVSELAAEVARADVVIDAVLGTGAKGGLRGPAAALVEALLAAGLPSGSGQLVAACDVPSGVDADTGEAQPPVLPADVTVTFGGAKAGLLADPGAGHSGRVQVVPIGIEENLPWPALRRFDAADLSRLLPQPGRRSHKYSRGVLGVVAGSADYPGAAVLACRGALAAGVGMVRYLGPPEVADLIRQSCPEVVCGTGSVAETHVQAWLVGSGMGPGDDEQLQRARDAVDSGLPTIADAGALPVLPDVMAPQVVLTPHAGELAALLQRLRGHSDGSGAPFPDRAAVEARTLEAVRHAAVLTEATVLLKGAATLVASPFQDAYSQADGTPWLATAGSGDVLAGIIGALLAQAGSDVGRFSDAGIDPEERWAAIAALAASLHGLAGAAAAAGGPLTAGRIADALPEVWGKVSRLSNSVVKS; from the coding sequence ATGATCAGCGCCTACACCGGAACCCAGATCAGGGCGGCCGAAGAGCCCTTCCTTGCTGCCGGCATGGGCGCTGTCCTGATGCAACGGGCTTCCCACGGGCTCGCCAACGCAGTGGTCCGTGAATTGCGGGCCAGGGGGCGGCGGTTGTACGGCTGCCACGTCGCCGTACTGGCCGGCAAGGGCAACAACGGCGGAGACGGCCTCTTTGCGGCCGCCTTCCTCGCTGCCCGCGGAATGCGGACGACGGCGGTGCTCACCTCGGCGACTGCGCACCCGGAAGCCCTTGCTGCCTTTCAGCGTGCGGGCGGCAGGGTGCACCTACTCACTGACGCCAGCGTCAGTGAGTTGGCCGCGGAGGTGGCGCGCGCCGACGTCGTGATTGATGCTGTGCTGGGTACCGGCGCCAAAGGCGGCCTGCGTGGACCCGCCGCGGCCCTGGTGGAGGCGCTTCTGGCGGCCGGACTGCCGAGTGGGTCCGGACAGCTGGTGGCTGCCTGTGACGTACCCAGCGGAGTCGATGCGGACACCGGGGAAGCCCAACCTCCCGTCCTGCCGGCTGACGTCACGGTGACCTTCGGCGGCGCCAAGGCCGGACTGCTGGCCGACCCCGGAGCGGGCCACTCAGGCCGCGTCCAGGTGGTGCCCATTGGCATAGAGGAGAACCTGCCATGGCCTGCCCTGCGCAGGTTCGATGCCGCGGACCTCTCCCGTTTGCTGCCTCAGCCGGGAAGACGCTCACACAAGTATTCCCGAGGTGTGCTGGGTGTGGTGGCGGGATCCGCGGACTATCCTGGGGCCGCGGTGCTGGCATGCCGCGGAGCCCTGGCAGCAGGCGTGGGCATGGTCCGCTACCTGGGCCCGCCCGAGGTGGCTGACCTCATCCGGCAGTCCTGCCCCGAGGTGGTGTGCGGCACGGGCTCTGTGGCAGAGACGCACGTCCAGGCCTGGCTGGTGGGTTCAGGAATGGGTCCCGGCGACGACGAACAGCTTCAGCGCGCGCGGGACGCCGTGGACTCCGGATTGCCCACGATTGCCGACGCCGGCGCGCTTCCGGTCCTGCCCGACGTAATGGCACCCCAGGTAGTGCTGACCCCGCATGCGGGCGAACTCGCGGCACTGCTGCAAAGGCTCCGTGGCCATTCTGACGGCTCCGGCGCTCCTTTTCCTGACCGCGCCGCCGTCGAAGCCCGCACGCTGGAAGCTGTCCGCCACGCCGCGGTGCTGACCGAGGCCACCGTCCTCCTCAAGGGTGCGGCGACACTCGTTGCGTCCCCCTTCCAGGACGCCTACAGCCAGGCAGACGGTACGCCCTGGCTCGCCACCGCCGGCAGCGGCGACGTCCTGGCCGGAATCATCGGTGCGCTGCTCGCACAGGCGGGTTCCGACGTCGGGCGCTTCAGTGATGCGGGCATCGATCCGGAGGAACGCTGGGCGGCCATTGCCGCGCTCGCAGCGAGCCTGCACGGCTTGGCTGGAGCGGCTGCAGCCGCCGGCGGACCGCTGACGGCAGGCCGGATTGCGGACGCCCTGCCGGAGGTTTGGGGTAAAGTAAGCAGGCTTAGCAATTCGGTGGTGAAATCGTAA
- a CDS encoding holo-ACP synthase, with protein sequence MIVGIGVDVVDIERFGRQLERTPGLRDRLFVPAERELNTRSLAARFAAKEAVAKVLGAPAGMNWQDCWIGLDHNGPTVQVKGTVLAVAEAKGVKRWHLSMSHDGGVATATVLAEG encoded by the coding sequence ATGATTGTTGGCATTGGCGTAGACGTTGTAGACATCGAGCGGTTCGGCCGCCAGTTGGAGCGGACCCCGGGGCTCCGGGACCGGCTGTTTGTACCCGCCGAGCGGGAGTTGAACACCCGGTCCCTGGCCGCGCGGTTTGCTGCCAAGGAGGCGGTAGCCAAGGTTTTGGGCGCACCCGCCGGCATGAACTGGCAGGACTGCTGGATCGGCCTTGACCACAATGGGCCCACTGTCCAGGTCAAGGGCACCGTCCTGGCCGTAGCCGAGGCCAAAGGTGTTAAGCGCTGGCACCTGTCCATGAGCCATGACGGCGGAGTTGCTACTGCCACGGTTCTGGCCGAGGGCTGA
- the glgX gene encoding glycogen debranching protein GlgX, protein MEIWPGSAYPLGATFDGTGTNFALFSERAEKVELCLFDDDGVETRYELDEVDGYVWHCYIPQVQPGQKYGYRVHGPYDPASGNRFNPNKLLLDPYAKAVHGQVDWDPSLFSYNLGEPDSINNEDSAPHMMLGVVINPFFDWDGDHNLRVPYHKSVIYEAHVKGLTQLHPEIPEEQRGTYAGVAHPSVISHLQKLGITAIELMPVHQFVNDGTLQDKGLNNYWGYNTIGFFAPQNTYSSTGDTGQQVQDFKAMVRSLHRAGIEVILDVVYNHTAEGNHLGPTLSFKGIDNAAYYRLMEGDQKHYMDYTGTGNSLNVRQPHSLQLLMDSLRYWVTEMHVDGFRFDLASTLAREFYDVDKLSTFFELIQQDPVVSQVKLIAEPWDVGPGGYQVGNFPPQWTEWNGKYRDTVRDFWRGEPATLGEFASRITGSADLYEHSGRRPVASINFVTAHDGFTLADLVSYNEKHNEANGEGNNDGESHNRSWNCGVEGPTDDPAVLGLRARQQRNFIASLLLSQGVPMLLHGDELGRTQQGNNNGYCQDSELTWVNWDNIDQPLVEFTAAVNALRAKHPTFRRSRFFDGRPVLRGEGERLPDIVWLDLDGETMKPEDWHSGFGRSVGVFLNGNGIQGKDTRGRRITDVNFLLYFNAHVDMVKFTLPADEYAPAWDIIIDTAGHHADTDPVNAGQSLRVDAKSLVVLRAHSVPETEPDHSVAASLAALTQTSTSETEAFSTPMVAEPGKTTKVGPRRESAK, encoded by the coding sequence ATGGAAATCTGGCCCGGATCGGCTTATCCGCTTGGCGCCACTTTTGACGGGACAGGCACCAACTTCGCCCTGTTCAGCGAACGCGCAGAGAAAGTGGAACTGTGCCTCTTTGACGATGACGGAGTGGAGACGCGCTACGAGCTGGACGAAGTGGACGGCTACGTGTGGCACTGCTACATTCCCCAGGTCCAGCCCGGCCAGAAGTACGGCTACCGCGTCCATGGGCCCTACGACCCCGCCTCCGGCAACAGGTTCAACCCCAACAAACTCCTTCTGGATCCCTATGCCAAGGCCGTGCATGGACAGGTGGACTGGGACCCGTCTCTTTTCTCCTACAACCTTGGCGAACCTGACTCCATCAACAATGAGGACTCCGCCCCGCACATGATGCTGGGCGTGGTCATCAACCCGTTCTTTGACTGGGACGGCGACCACAACCTGCGGGTGCCGTACCACAAGTCCGTTATCTACGAGGCTCATGTCAAAGGCCTGACGCAGCTTCACCCCGAAATCCCGGAGGAGCAGCGCGGTACCTATGCCGGCGTGGCACACCCCTCGGTCATCTCGCACCTGCAGAAGCTGGGCATTACCGCCATCGAACTGATGCCGGTGCACCAGTTCGTCAATGACGGGACACTTCAGGACAAGGGCCTGAACAACTACTGGGGCTATAACACCATCGGATTCTTCGCCCCGCAGAACACCTACAGCTCCACAGGTGACACCGGCCAGCAGGTCCAGGACTTCAAAGCCATGGTGCGCTCGCTGCACCGCGCCGGGATCGAGGTCATCCTGGACGTGGTGTACAACCACACGGCGGAAGGAAACCACCTCGGCCCCACCCTCTCCTTCAAGGGCATCGACAACGCCGCCTACTACCGGCTGATGGAGGGCGACCAGAAGCACTACATGGACTACACCGGCACCGGCAATTCGCTCAACGTCCGCCAGCCGCACTCCCTCCAGCTCCTGATGGACTCGCTGCGCTACTGGGTCACCGAAATGCATGTGGACGGGTTCCGCTTTGACCTCGCCTCCACGCTGGCCCGCGAATTCTACGACGTCGACAAGCTGTCCACGTTCTTCGAACTTATCCAGCAGGATCCGGTGGTATCCCAGGTCAAGCTCATTGCCGAGCCGTGGGATGTCGGGCCCGGCGGCTACCAGGTGGGCAACTTCCCGCCGCAGTGGACGGAATGGAACGGCAAGTACCGGGACACGGTCCGGGACTTCTGGCGCGGTGAACCCGCCACCCTGGGCGAGTTCGCGTCGCGGATCACCGGATCGGCAGATCTCTACGAGCACTCCGGCCGCCGTCCCGTGGCATCCATCAACTTTGTCACCGCCCATGACGGCTTCACCCTGGCGGACCTGGTGTCCTACAACGAGAAGCACAACGAGGCGAACGGCGAGGGCAACAACGACGGCGAATCCCACAACCGGTCCTGGAACTGCGGGGTGGAAGGACCCACTGATGATCCCGCAGTCCTGGGCCTGCGGGCCCGCCAGCAGCGGAACTTCATCGCGTCGCTGCTGCTCTCCCAGGGCGTGCCCATGCTGCTGCACGGCGACGAGCTTGGCCGCACCCAGCAGGGCAACAACAACGGCTACTGCCAGGACTCGGAACTGACCTGGGTCAACTGGGACAACATCGACCAGCCGCTTGTTGAGTTCACGGCCGCCGTCAACGCCCTTCGCGCCAAGCACCCCACCTTCCGCCGGAGCCGGTTCTTCGACGGACGACCTGTCCTGAGAGGCGAAGGCGAGCGGCTGCCGGACATCGTCTGGCTGGACCTCGACGGCGAAACCATGAAACCGGAGGACTGGCATAGCGGTTTTGGACGCTCGGTGGGCGTCTTCCTGAATGGCAACGGCATCCAGGGCAAGGACACCCGCGGCCGCAGGATTACGGACGTCAACTTCCTGCTCTACTTCAACGCCCACGTCGACATGGTTAAGTTCACGCTTCCGGCCGACGAGTACGCGCCGGCCTGGGACATCATCATTGACACCGCCGGGCACCACGCTGACACCGATCCTGTGAACGCGGGCCAGTCACTGCGCGTTGACGCGAAATCCCTCGTTGTCCTCCGCGCCCATAGCGTGCCGGAAACCGAGCCGGACCACTCGGTGGCGGCATCGCTTGCAGCGTTGACGCAGACATCCACCAGTGAGACCGAGGCTTTCAGCACACCCATGGTGGCTGAGCCGGGGAAGACCACGAAAGTGGGTCCACGAAGGGAATCGGCAAAATGA
- the treZ gene encoding malto-oligosyltrehalose trehalohydrolase, translating into MSLVHNGPGRFDVWAPRAESVTLLAGGQHYPMARVERGPGAEGWWAAESAPVDGDVDYGYLLDDDPQPLPDPRSRRLPDGVHALSRTYGPAAHAWQDAGWQGKELRGAVIYELHVGTFTPEGTLDAAAEKLGYLADLGIEFVELLPVNGFNGTHNWGYDGVQWFAVHEGYGGPAAYQRFVDATHAAGMGVIQDVVYNHLGPSGNYLARYGPYLKQGDANTWGDSVNLDGPGSDVVREYILDNAALWLRDYHVDGLRLDAVHALRDERAVHLLEELGALGDAISAETGLPKTLIAESDLNNPRLIYPRNVNGYGLAGQWSDDFHHAVHVNVSGETTGYYGDFASLGVLAKVLKDGFLHDGSYSSFRGRHHGRPINTALVRPEALVVCNQNHDQIGNRATGDRLSQSLHYGQLAVAAVLTLTSPFTPMLFMGEEFGASTPWQFFTSHPEPELGKATAEGRIREFERMGWDPAVVPDPQDPETFRRSKLNWAEASGGRHARLLELYRSLTALRRGNPDLAGLGFTDTEVAFSNDDGWLRFRRGAVEVLLNFSEEEIRLEDASGLMLLATDDATKQEGGAVTLPAWSAAILKG; encoded by the coding sequence ATGAGTCTGGTCCACAATGGCCCCGGCCGCTTTGACGTCTGGGCGCCCAGAGCGGAGTCAGTCACCCTGTTGGCCGGCGGGCAACACTATCCGATGGCGAGGGTGGAGCGTGGTCCCGGAGCTGAGGGCTGGTGGGCCGCTGAGTCCGCTCCCGTGGACGGGGATGTTGACTACGGCTACCTGCTGGATGACGACCCTCAGCCGTTGCCGGACCCGCGCTCACGCCGCCTCCCGGACGGTGTCCACGCGTTGTCCCGGACCTACGGGCCCGCTGCCCATGCCTGGCAAGACGCCGGCTGGCAGGGCAAGGAGTTGCGCGGAGCAGTCATTTACGAGCTTCATGTGGGTACATTCACTCCGGAAGGCACACTGGACGCCGCTGCCGAAAAGCTTGGCTACCTGGCGGACCTGGGCATCGAGTTCGTGGAACTTCTGCCCGTCAACGGGTTCAACGGAACGCACAACTGGGGCTACGACGGCGTTCAGTGGTTTGCGGTCCATGAAGGCTACGGCGGTCCGGCTGCCTACCAGAGGTTTGTGGACGCCACCCACGCTGCCGGTATGGGCGTTATCCAGGACGTTGTTTACAACCACCTCGGGCCCAGCGGCAACTACTTGGCCCGTTATGGCCCGTACCTGAAACAGGGTGACGCCAACACCTGGGGCGACTCCGTCAACCTGGACGGCCCCGGCTCCGACGTGGTCCGTGAATACATCCTGGACAACGCGGCGCTGTGGCTGAGGGACTACCACGTGGACGGACTGCGCCTGGATGCTGTCCATGCCCTGCGGGACGAGCGCGCCGTGCACCTCCTTGAGGAACTGGGGGCCCTCGGGGATGCCATTTCCGCGGAAACCGGCCTGCCCAAGACACTGATCGCTGAATCGGACCTGAACAATCCGCGCCTGATCTACCCGCGCAACGTCAATGGCTACGGCTTGGCAGGGCAGTGGAGCGATGACTTCCACCATGCCGTCCACGTTAATGTCAGCGGCGAAACCACCGGCTACTACGGCGATTTCGCGTCCTTGGGGGTCCTCGCCAAAGTCCTCAAGGACGGGTTCCTGCACGACGGCAGCTACTCCAGTTTCCGCGGCCGCCACCACGGACGGCCCATCAACACCGCACTGGTTCGCCCCGAAGCGCTGGTGGTCTGCAACCAGAACCACGACCAAATTGGCAACAGGGCCACGGGGGACAGGCTTTCCCAGTCGCTGCACTACGGCCAACTGGCTGTCGCCGCGGTGCTGACCCTGACCTCTCCCTTTACTCCCATGCTGTTTATGGGTGAGGAATTCGGCGCCTCCACACCATGGCAGTTCTTTACCTCCCACCCGGAACCGGAGCTGGGCAAGGCGACGGCGGAAGGCAGGATCCGTGAGTTCGAACGGATGGGCTGGGATCCCGCCGTCGTGCCCGATCCACAGGATCCGGAAACGTTCCGGCGCTCAAAGCTGAACTGGGCGGAGGCTTCCGGGGGCCGGCACGCACGGCTTTTGGAGCTTTACCGATCCCTTACGGCCTTACGCCGCGGGAACCCGGATCTGGCAGGGCTGGGGTTCACCGACACCGAGGTGGCGTTCAGTAACGACGACGGCTGGCTGCGTTTTCGGCGCGGGGCCGTGGAAGTGCTGCTGAACTTCTCCGAGGAGGAGATCCGCCTTGAGGATGCATCCGGATTGATGCTCCTCGCCACGGATGACGCCACGAAACAGGAAGGCGGGGCGGTCACCTTGCCTGCCTGGAGTGCTGCCATCCTGAAGGGCTAG
- the treY gene encoding malto-oligosyltrehalose synthase, giving the protein MRVPASTYRLQIRRSFTLFDAADRVPYLKSLGVDWLYLSPILTAEQGSDHGYDVTDPSSVDPERGGPEGLLALSKAAREHGMGVLVDIVPNHVGVASPPQNPWWWSLLKEGRGSRYAEAFDVDWDFGGGKIRLPVLGSDDDLDKLEVKDGELRYYDHRFPLAEGTCAEGDSAAAVHDRQHYQLMDWRRANAELNYRRFFAVTTLAGIRVEVPQVFDEAHAEVARWFREGLVDGLRVDHPDGLADPAGYLRWLKDLTGGAYVLVEKILEPGEVLPGDFACEGTTGYDALADVDRILVDPAGQPALDALDASLRGSDRPADYATMIHGTKRMIADGILRAEVLRLARLVPPSYGLPEDQAADAIAEIIAAFPVYRSYLPTGAEVLKEACESAAARRPDLEVAVGTLLPLLLDPSLPIAVRFQQTSGMVMAKGVEDTAFYRYTRLGTLTEVGAEPTEFAVAPEEFHQRMLRRAEELPESMTTLSTHDTKRSEDARARISVIAEVPDKWTAAVKTLQELAPVPDGPFANLLWQAVIGAWPGSRERLQGYAQKAAREAGNSTTWTDPDEHFEATVRAAVDAAFDDPRVAAVIEGFVASTDSFAASNSLSAKLIQLTMPGVPDVYQGTEFWDRSLTDPDNRRPVDFQRREDELARIDGGSLPAPGAEASKLLVTSRALRLRRDRPELFQGYRPVQASGAAAEHLLAFERGSGAGAVTVATRLPFGLEQGGGWRDTAVELSIHLRDELTGNILGPGSVPVADILRTYPVALLVPVKGAES; this is encoded by the coding sequence ATGAGGGTACCGGCTTCGACGTACCGGCTGCAGATCCGCCGCAGCTTCACGCTCTTTGACGCCGCGGACAGGGTGCCGTACCTGAAATCACTCGGGGTTGACTGGCTTTACCTGTCTCCCATCCTGACGGCCGAGCAGGGGTCCGACCACGGCTACGATGTCACCGATCCATCCTCGGTGGATCCGGAGCGCGGAGGGCCGGAGGGCCTCCTTGCCCTCTCAAAGGCCGCACGTGAGCACGGCATGGGCGTCCTCGTGGATATCGTCCCCAACCACGTGGGGGTGGCGTCCCCGCCGCAGAACCCCTGGTGGTGGTCGCTGCTGAAGGAAGGCCGCGGCTCCCGTTACGCCGAGGCGTTCGACGTCGACTGGGACTTCGGCGGCGGGAAGATCCGCCTTCCCGTGCTGGGCTCGGATGACGACCTGGACAAGCTTGAGGTCAAGGACGGCGAACTGCGCTACTACGACCACCGCTTTCCGCTCGCCGAAGGAACCTGTGCCGAAGGTGATTCGGCGGCCGCGGTTCACGACCGGCAGCACTACCAGCTGATGGACTGGCGGCGAGCGAATGCCGAGCTCAACTACCGCCGCTTCTTCGCTGTCACCACTCTTGCCGGGATACGCGTGGAAGTCCCGCAGGTCTTCGATGAAGCGCACGCCGAGGTTGCCCGCTGGTTCCGCGAGGGGCTGGTGGACGGACTACGCGTGGACCACCCGGACGGCCTGGCGGATCCTGCCGGTTACCTGCGTTGGCTCAAGGACCTCACGGGCGGCGCCTACGTACTCGTGGAAAAGATCCTCGAGCCGGGTGAGGTCCTTCCTGGAGACTTCGCGTGTGAGGGAACAACGGGCTACGACGCCCTGGCTGACGTTGACCGAATCCTGGTTGATCCGGCCGGCCAGCCGGCCCTGGACGCCCTGGATGCCAGCCTTCGCGGCAGTGACCGCCCGGCCGACTACGCCACCATGATCCACGGCACCAAACGGATGATTGCCGACGGCATCCTGCGCGCCGAGGTGCTGCGGCTGGCCCGGTTGGTTCCGCCGTCGTACGGGCTGCCGGAAGACCAGGCAGCCGACGCCATCGCGGAAATCATCGCCGCGTTCCCCGTTTACCGGAGTTACCTGCCTACCGGCGCCGAAGTCCTCAAAGAAGCCTGCGAGTCGGCGGCGGCACGCCGTCCGGATCTGGAGGTCGCCGTTGGAACACTGCTGCCCCTCCTCCTGGACCCCAGCCTGCCCATAGCCGTGCGCTTTCAGCAGACCTCCGGCATGGTGATGGCGAAGGGCGTGGAGGACACGGCGTTCTACCGCTACACGCGGCTGGGCACACTGACTGAAGTAGGGGCAGAACCAACTGAGTTTGCTGTGGCACCCGAGGAATTCCACCAGCGGATGCTCCGGCGCGCCGAAGAGCTGCCGGAATCCATGACCACACTGTCCACCCATGACACCAAGCGCAGTGAGGACGCCCGGGCCCGGATCTCGGTGATCGCCGAGGTACCTGACAAGTGGACGGCAGCCGTCAAAACGCTTCAGGAACTCGCGCCGGTTCCCGACGGCCCCTTTGCTAACCTCCTGTGGCAGGCAGTGATCGGTGCCTGGCCCGGCAGCAGGGAACGGTTGCAGGGCTACGCACAAAAAGCTGCCCGGGAGGCCGGCAACTCCACCACGTGGACGGACCCGGACGAGCACTTCGAAGCAACCGTCAGGGCGGCCGTTGACGCCGCCTTCGACGATCCGCGCGTAGCCGCGGTGATTGAGGGTTTTGTGGCAAGCACGGATTCCTTTGCCGCCTCGAACTCCCTGTCCGCCAAACTGATCCAGCTGACCATGCCCGGCGTTCCTGACGTTTACCAAGGCACAGAGTTCTGGGACCGGTCGCTGACCGACCCCGATAACCGGCGCCCGGTCGACTTTCAGCGCCGGGAGGACGAACTGGCCCGGATCGACGGCGGATCACTGCCGGCTCCCGGCGCGGAGGCCAGTAAGCTGCTGGTCACCTCACGGGCGCTCCGCCTGCGCCGTGACCGGCCAGAGCTGTTCCAGGGCTACCGTCCCGTGCAGGCTTCCGGAGCAGCGGCAGAACATCTGCTGGCGTTCGAGCGCGGTTCCGGGGCCGGCGCCGTTACCGTAGCCACAAGGCTTCCCTTTGGACTGGAGCAGGGCGGCGGGTGGCGGGACACCGCCGTCGAACTTTCCATCCACCTGCGCGACGAACTTACGGGCAACATCCTTGGGCCCGGGTCCGTTCCCGTGGCGGACATCCTCCGGACCTACCCTGTGGCGCTGCTTGTACCCGTGAAGGGAGCCGAATCATGA